Genomic segment of Deltaproteobacteria bacterium:
TGTCGCACCACTCGTGACGATCACCTCTACCTTGAGACCCACGAGTTCGGCGGCACGGGCGGCCAATTTTTTCTCCGCGCTTGGATATACAATGATGAGGTTTTTCCCTTCCACGTAACCGATCTCGCGCAGGCCCTGGAGGAATGAGGCAGGGACGGAAGAGATGATGCCGCTCATGTATCCTATCCGATGGACTTTCTTCGCCTGCTGCGCCGCGGCTGTTTCCGAACCCAATCCGAGAAATCCCGCAGTCCCCGCCACCGTCGCAGCTCTCAGAAACTCCCGCCGGCTCCAGCCGTCGACTTTTCGGTTATTCATTTTACTCTCCGTTCGAGTCGGTAATTTTAGTCCGCGAGGCCGCTTTTCGATTTGCGAAGATTGCCAATCAAGATGGACGCGAGCGCAGAATCAGCCGGCAGCAGTTTGACTGCACTTCTTATTTCACGCCGGCCATGCGCCGTCAACTTATTCCTGCGGAGCATGAATTTTTCCACTTTGCTTGACAGATTGTCGGCGCTGAAATATTCGTGAATCACTAGGAGATGTTTTCATGAGAATAAGTTACGACGCTGAGGTGGACGCGCTAAGCATCACTTTCCGAGAGACCACCATAACGACAAAACATATGGCGGAAGGGATTGCCGCGGATTACGACGCCGATGGCAAATTAGCTGGCATTGAGATTCTAGATGAGGTTAAACGCTTCGGCGGCAAGGAAACTCTCGGACAAGTTGTGATCGAGGGATTCGGACCGTCAACGCAACCCTGACAGGTATCATAACTATATCCCTCAATTTAATTAACGGAGACTAATATGAGCATACGAGGAAAAGCTGCAATCGTCGGTATCGGCGAGACGCCCACTGATCGTCTCGGCGGCAAACCGGGCGAACCGAGAAAATCGACGGCGGAATATCTCGCCTGGGCGGCGCGCCTGGCGATTGAAGACGCCGGCTTGACGAAAAAAGATTTTGACGGCCAAGGGCTCGCGGCGATTTACACGACCAATCATTCGCAACCGTTTTGGCCCGAAGAAGTCGCCGCAATACTCGGTATCACGCCGGGGGTTTCGCTCGCCGGCGGCAACGGCGGCGCCAGTTCCGTTTCGCTGCTCGGCCACGCCGCAGCGGCGATCTCCGCCGGACTTTGCGATTTGGTACTGGTCATCGCGGCAGCCGCGCCATTCAGCGAGCGCGGCGGACATCGCGGCGCCCACGGCGATACGCGCGATTTTGAAATGCCCTTCGGCGTCATGGGGCCCAATTGCAAAATATCTTTCGTCATGAGCCGCTACATGCACGAGTCGGGCATGACCGAAGAGCATTTCGGCAAAGTCGCGGTCACCGGCCGCTATCACGCATCGCTCAACCCCAACGCCTATTTGCGCAAGCCGATCACGCTCGATGACTACAAAAAATCGCGCATGATCTCCGACCCGATCCGCTTGTACGACTGCGTCATGCCGGCCAACGGCGGCAAAGCTTACATCATGACTTCGGCGGAGCGCGCGAAAACAATGCGCAAGCCGCCGGTCTATTTGCTCGGCTGGGGCGAGTGCAACAACGCCAGCTTCGGCCCGCGCTATCGCGCCAATCCATTGATCACCGGCATCACCGAAGCCGGCGAGCGGGCATTTAAAATGTCGGGCGTCGCTCACAAAGACATTCGCTGTTTGAATCTTTACGACGACTACATTCCCGTCGTCATGATCCAGATCGAAGATCTGGGCTTCTGCGGCAGAAACGACAAAGCCTTCTTCGAAAAAACCGATTTCACCTTCAAAGGCGATCTGCCGATCCAAACCAGCGGCGGCATGATCAACTGCGGCCAACCGTCCACCACCGGCGGCATGCTGCACGTCATCGAAACCGTCCGGCAAATCCGCGGTGAAGGCGGCGACCGCCAAGTGCCGAATATCAAATTCGGTATCAGCACCGGCGTCGGCGCGGTGAATTATGGAAAAAATTTCGGCTGCACCGCCGCGGCGATCTTAGGTAGTGAGTCGTAACATCTGGCCGAGAAATCACTTTCACCACGGAGGACACGGAGAGCACGAAGGTAAGATCATAAGTTTATTCCGATCTCCGTGGTGAATTATTTGTTAGGAGTTTCAAATGGCAGAAGAAAAAGCAGCTAAAAAACCTCTCCCCGAAGTAACGCCGGTCAACCAACCCTTTTGGGACGGCACCAAGGCCGGCAAACTGATGATGCAAAAGTGCAACAACTGCAAAACCTGGGTTTTCCCGCCGCGCCCGGTGTGCGGCGATTGCGCCAGCGAAAAACTCGACTGGGTTCCAGTAGGTGGCAAAGGAAAAATTTTCTGCTTCACGATCATACGCGAAGTCGTCGGCACCGCCTTGCGCGGCTTCGGTCTGGACATTCCCTACGTCACCGCCTGGGTCGATCTCGACGACGGCCCGCGCCTATGCAGCAACGTCATCGGCTGCCCGATCGAGCAAGTGAAGATCGACATGCCGGTGCAGGTCGTCTTCG
This window contains:
- a CDS encoding Zn-ribbon domain-containing OB-fold protein, with the translated sequence MAEEKAAKKPLPEVTPVNQPFWDGTKAGKLMMQKCNNCKTWVFPPRPVCGDCASEKLDWVPVGGKGKIFCFTIIREVVGTALRGFGLDIPYVTAWVDLDDGPRLCSNVIGCPIEQVKIDMPVQVVFEDSGDGITLPKFKPA
- a CDS encoding DUF2283 domain-containing protein; protein product: MRISYDAEVDALSITFRETTITTKHMAEGIAADYDADGKLAGIEILDEVKRFGGKETLGQVVIEGFGPSTQP
- a CDS encoding thiolase family protein; this translates as MSIRGKAAIVGIGETPTDRLGGKPGEPRKSTAEYLAWAARLAIEDAGLTKKDFDGQGLAAIYTTNHSQPFWPEEVAAILGITPGVSLAGGNGGASSVSLLGHAAAAISAGLCDLVLVIAAAAPFSERGGHRGAHGDTRDFEMPFGVMGPNCKISFVMSRYMHESGMTEEHFGKVAVTGRYHASLNPNAYLRKPITLDDYKKSRMISDPIRLYDCVMPANGGKAYIMTSAERAKTMRKPPVYLLGWGECNNASFGPRYRANPLITGITEAGERAFKMSGVAHKDIRCLNLYDDYIPVVMIQIEDLGFCGRNDKAFFEKTDFTFKGDLPIQTSGGMINCGQPSTTGGMLHVIETVRQIRGEGGDRQVPNIKFGISTGVGAVNYGKNFGCTAAAILGSES
- a CDS encoding twin-arginine translocation signal domain-containing protein is translated as MNNRKVDGWSRREFLRAATVAGTAGFLGLGSETAAAQQAKKVHRIGYMSGIISSVPASFLQGLREIGYVEGKNLIIVYPSAEKKLAARAAELVGLKVEVIVTSGATPTRAAKEATTTIPIIFLQDPDPIGNGFVTSLARPGGNVTGLSSMVADLSGKRLELLKEVLPKLSRLAVFGNSANAGNGSQLRNL